A genomic stretch from Candidatus Avedoeria danica includes:
- the recA gene encoding recombinase RecA encodes MTDSDRDKALETALNLIKRRHGDGSIMTLGETIGQAIDVIPTGSLALDAALGVGGVPRGRIVEIYGPESSGKTTICQHIIAEAQQAGGLAAFIDVEHALDPAYAAKCGVDIERLLISQPDTGEQALDITEALVRSGALDVIVVDSVAALVPKAEIEGDMGDSHVGLQARLMSQALRKLTAAISKSNTVVIFTNQLRQKIGVMFGSPETTTGGMALKFYASVRLDVRRIDSVKAGGDVTGNRTRVRVKKNKVAAPFREAEFDIMYLEGISRSGDVLDMAVNHEIVEKRGSFYVYGEERIGQGRENVKEALAANPALLLDIENRVRLALGLPLRGQTTSAHGTAVPAGEPKSRGRGKAAASSPAAETEQTTMAQAFAD; translated from the coding sequence ATGACCGACAGCGACCGCGACAAGGCCCTCGAGACCGCCCTCAACCTGATCAAGCGCCGCCACGGCGACGGCTCGATCATGACCCTCGGCGAAACGATCGGGCAGGCGATCGACGTCATCCCGACCGGCTCGCTCGCGCTCGATGCCGCGCTCGGCGTCGGCGGCGTACCGCGCGGGCGGATCGTCGAGATCTACGGCCCGGAGTCATCCGGCAAGACGACGATCTGCCAGCACATCATCGCCGAGGCTCAGCAGGCCGGGGGCCTCGCCGCGTTCATCGACGTCGAGCACGCGCTCGACCCGGCGTACGCGGCCAAGTGCGGCGTCGACATCGAGCGGCTCCTCATCAGCCAGCCCGACACCGGCGAGCAGGCGCTCGACATCACGGAAGCGCTCGTGCGCTCCGGCGCGCTGGACGTCATCGTCGTCGACTCCGTGGCGGCGCTCGTCCCGAAGGCCGAGATCGAGGGCGACATGGGCGACTCGCACGTCGGCCTTCAGGCGCGCCTGATGAGCCAGGCGCTGCGCAAGCTCACGGCGGCGATCAGCAAGTCGAACACCGTCGTCATCTTCACGAACCAGCTTCGCCAGAAGATCGGCGTGATGTTCGGCAGCCCCGAGACGACGACCGGGGGCATGGCGCTGAAGTTCTACGCCAGCGTCCGGCTCGACGTCCGGCGCATCGACTCTGTGAAGGCCGGCGGCGACGTCACGGGCAACCGGACGCGCGTGCGGGTGAAGAAGAACAAGGTCGCAGCGCCGTTCCGCGAGGCCGAGTTCGACATCATGTACCTTGAGGGCATCTCGCGGTCCGGCGACGTGCTGGACATGGCGGTGAACCACGAGATCGTCGAGAAGCGCGGCTCGTTCTATGTCTACGGCGAGGAGCGCATCGGTCAGGGCCGCGAGAACGTGAAGGAAGCGTTGGCCGCCAACCCCGCGCTGCTCCTGGACATCGAGAACCGCGTCCGGCTCGCGCTCGGGCTGCCGCTGCGCGGCCAAACGACGTCCGCACATGGGACCGCGGTCCCAGCAGGCGAGCCCAAGTCGCGCGGGCGCGGCAAGGCCGCTGCGTCTTCGCCGGCCGCGGAGACCGAGCAGACGACGATGGCTCAGGCATTCGCGGACTGA
- a CDS encoding VanW family protein, which produces MPDAPTSHRPQRTVDPDAVAAGRRAAVRTVAVAAASAMAGVVLIAAAVLRPPGGRIAPGVTAGGIALGGLSPDEAADRLVAVAPTGEVSLTLTDVDTARTWQRMASEVGLQADPSWLAEQAYAVGRAGGWPDRVRDVWRARFGPGIDIPLGTFDPDAARAALEGLADAFIVAPQAADLRIGPDGQLEEQTFVTGRTLDIDASLAALAEAARTGARVIPLVAGQTMPRVFDLKPVTDAYKLIMSGPVILRWRGGQSWTASTAELAKWARVEDRPNEAGDPVPTIVLDNTAVTEWLAPIAAVVASAPEPARFGVEANRVILRQPAKLGYALDVPGTIERLIEAAYSDGRTNEVAVTEQPADSLDDALAALELAAPRVNAATSLTGMPDGMRTNVRVAAAKLDGLAIEPGATFSMLENLGAVSAESGYQMLFIDPLGVATDGLGGGVNHVATTLFRLAVLAGLPIVERHAHPVRVGWLEPPVGLDATVGPPERDLRFANDTDDAVMIVARIDPVRDALLMTLYSAGERRQVVLGAPDVRDVTAAAPPVERGAAGLPAGTRAQIGWAREGAVVRIQRVVQLPDGERRDTFESRYAPAADVFVVARN; this is translated from the coding sequence ATGCCCGACGCGCCCACCAGCCACCGCCCCCAACGCACCGTCGACCCCGACGCCGTCGCCGCCGGCCGCCGCGCCGCGGTCCGCACCGTGGCCGTCGCTGCCGCGTCAGCCATGGCGGGCGTCGTCCTCATCGCCGCGGCGGTGCTGCGACCGCCGGGCGGCCGGATCGCACCGGGCGTGACGGCCGGCGGGATCGCCCTCGGCGGCCTGTCGCCCGACGAGGCGGCGGACCGCTTGGTGGCCGTCGCGCCGACCGGCGAGGTCTCGCTCACGCTGACGGACGTCGACACGGCGCGAACGTGGCAGCGAATGGCCTCGGAAGTGGGGTTGCAGGCCGACCCGTCGTGGCTGGCGGAGCAGGCATATGCCGTCGGTCGCGCGGGCGGCTGGCCGGATCGGGTGCGCGACGTCTGGCGTGCGCGCTTCGGGCCAGGCATCGACATCCCGCTCGGCACGTTCGATCCCGACGCCGCGCGGGCCGCGCTGGAGGGACTTGCGGACGCGTTCATCGTCGCGCCGCAAGCCGCCGACCTCCGGATCGGGCCGGACGGCCAGCTGGAGGAGCAGACATTCGTCACCGGCCGAACGCTCGACATCGACGCCAGCCTCGCCGCGCTGGCCGAGGCGGCACGGACGGGCGCCCGCGTGATCCCGCTCGTCGCCGGCCAGACGATGCCGCGCGTGTTCGACCTCAAGCCGGTCACGGACGCCTACAAGCTGATCATGTCGGGGCCGGTGATCCTGCGCTGGCGCGGCGGCCAGAGCTGGACGGCGTCGACGGCCGAACTCGCCAAGTGGGCCCGTGTCGAGGACCGGCCGAACGAGGCGGGCGACCCGGTGCCGACGATCGTCCTCGACAACACCGCTGTGACGGAGTGGCTCGCGCCGATCGCCGCGGTCGTCGCGTCGGCGCCCGAGCCCGCGCGCTTCGGCGTCGAGGCGAACCGCGTCATCCTTCGCCAGCCGGCCAAGCTGGGCTACGCCCTCGACGTGCCCGGCACGATCGAGCGGTTGATCGAGGCGGCGTACTCCGACGGCCGGACGAACGAGGTCGCCGTGACCGAGCAGCCGGCCGATTCGCTGGACGACGCGCTGGCCGCGCTCGAGCTCGCCGCGCCGCGGGTGAACGCCGCGACGAGCCTCACCGGGATGCCGGACGGGATGCGGACGAACGTGCGCGTGGCCGCCGCCAAGCTCGATGGGCTGGCGATCGAGCCCGGTGCGACCTTCAGCATGCTGGAGAACCTCGGTGCCGTATCGGCCGAGAGCGGCTACCAGATGCTCTTCATCGACCCGCTCGGCGTCGCCACCGACGGGCTCGGCGGCGGAGTGAACCACGTGGCCACGACGCTGTTCAGGCTGGCCGTGCTCGCCGGGCTGCCGATCGTCGAGCGCCACGCCCATCCGGTGCGGGTCGGCTGGCTCGAGCCGCCCGTCGGCCTGGACGCCACGGTCGGGCCCCCGGAGCGGGACCTGCGCTTCGCGAACGACACCGACGACGCCGTCATGATCGTCGCCCGGATCGATCCCGTGCGCGATGCGCTGCTCATGACGCTGTACAGCGCCGGCGAACGGCGCCAGGTCGTGCTCGGCGCACCGGACGTACGCGACGTGACCGCCGCCGCACCGCCCGTCGAGCGCGGTGCGGCCGGGCTGCCGGCGGGGACGCGCGCCCAGATCGGGTGGGCGCGCGAAGGGGCCGTCGTGCGCATTCAGCGTGTCGTGCAACTGCCGGACGGCGAGCGGCGCGATACGTTCGAAAGCCGGTACGCGCCGGCGGCGGACGTCTTCGTGGTCGCCCGCAACTGA
- a CDS encoding acyl-CoA dehydrogenase family protein, whose amino-acid sequence MDFDLNESQRMIRDLARDFAQGEIAPLAAAIDESGAFPMATVKKMGELGLLGLTTDEAYGGVGADAVSYVLAVIEISKACASHGVIMSVQNSLVNYGLEKFGTPDQKRDWLQPLASGQKIGAYSLTEPQSGSDAGNMKTTAVRDGDHYVVNGRKSWVTSGPVADTVLLFCTQDPKGGHNQTMCLLVDTTLPGFSRGKTEPKLGIRASATCELTFDDCRVPVDARLGDEGGGFKIAMSILDKGRIGIASQAIGIAQAAYVLSVQYAKDRSAFGKPIADHQAIQFMLADMHARIEASRLLTLRAAAMMDRGEKHSLEASMAKLYASESAQFVTDRAIQVHGGMGYSKECAVERHFRDARITTIYEGTSEIQRLVISRELLRRAQAD is encoded by the coding sequence ATGGACTTCGACCTCAACGAATCGCAGCGCATGATCCGCGACCTGGCGCGGGACTTCGCGCAGGGTGAGATCGCCCCGCTGGCCGCCGCGATCGACGAGAGCGGCGCGTTTCCGATGGCCACGGTCAAGAAGATGGGGGAGCTCGGCCTGCTCGGGTTGACGACGGACGAAGCGTACGGCGGGGTCGGGGCGGATGCGGTGAGCTACGTCCTGGCCGTGATCGAGATCAGCAAGGCGTGCGCGAGCCACGGCGTGATCATGAGCGTCCAGAACTCGCTCGTGAACTACGGCCTCGAGAAGTTCGGCACGCCCGACCAGAAGCGTGACTGGCTCCAGCCGCTGGCGTCCGGCCAGAAGATCGGCGCGTACAGCCTGACGGAGCCGCAGTCGGGCTCGGACGCCGGCAACATGAAGACGACGGCCGTCCGCGACGGCGACCACTACGTCGTGAACGGCCGCAAGAGCTGGGTGACGAGCGGCCCCGTCGCCGACACCGTCCTGCTGTTCTGCACCCAGGACCCCAAGGGTGGCCACAACCAGACGATGTGCCTGCTCGTCGACACGACTCTGCCCGGCTTCAGCCGCGGCAAGACCGAGCCCAAGCTCGGCATCCGCGCCAGCGCGACGTGCGAGCTCACGTTCGACGACTGTCGCGTGCCCGTCGACGCCCGGCTGGGCGACGAGGGCGGCGGCTTCAAGATCGCGATGTCGATCCTGGACAAGGGCCGCATCGGCATCGCCTCGCAGGCGATCGGCATCGCTCAGGCGGCGTACGTGCTGAGCGTCCAGTACGCCAAGGACCGCTCCGCCTTCGGCAAGCCGATCGCGGATCATCAGGCCATCCAGTTCATGCTGGCCGACATGCACGCCCGGATCGAGGCGTCCCGGTTGTTGACGCTCCGCGCGGCGGCGATGATGGACCGCGGCGAGAAGCACTCGCTCGAGGCCTCGATGGCCAAGCTGTACGCCTCGGAGTCCGCCCAGTTCGTGACGGACCGGGCGATCCAGGTCCACGGCGGCATGGGCTACTCCAAGGAGTGCGCCGTCGAGCGCCACTTCCGGGATGCTCGCATCACGACGATCTACGAGGGCACCAGCGAGATCCAGCGCCTCGTCATCTCGCGCGAGCTTCTCCGCCGCGCGCAGGCCGATTGA
- the rny gene encoding ribonuclease Y, translated as MDLVPLLLSGMVGLVIGAVVGYLGYRVAVSGRMAAAQQASSEILAEAEGKSREILLEAKDEALELRNQTDKDISRRRRELDQELEQLNQRREKLDRRVDQVENRARNLDEKEKEIEQRTQRLQELEVERDQELSRVAQLTRDEARQELLAKVADGARNDVAKVIRDIEQAAREEGEERARDIIITCIQRMASDVVNDVVSSTIILPSDELKGRIIGRQGRNIRAFEQATGVDVIVDDTPEAVTISSMDPVRREVARRSLDALIVDGRIHPARIEQIVHKVREDLDKQMVQFGEEAAFEAGVPRLNKELARYLGRLKFRTSYGQNVLNHSIEVAHLAAMLAAEVGADVQLARTGGLLHDIGKGLTHEVEGPHALIGADLAAKYGMPRNVVNAIGAHHHEMEQETLEAMLVEAADAISGARPGARRESLELYIKRIKSLENIALGFAGVQETYAIQAGREIRILVRPDEVDDLAATELARDIARKVEDTLEYPGQVKVTVIREMRAVDYAK; from the coding sequence ATGGATCTAGTCCCCCTCCTCCTCAGTGGGATGGTGGGCCTGGTCATCGGAGCGGTTGTCGGTTATCTCGGGTACCGCGTAGCAGTCTCAGGCCGCATGGCCGCCGCGCAGCAAGCCTCCTCGGAGATCCTCGCCGAGGCCGAAGGCAAATCGCGCGAGATTCTGCTCGAGGCCAAAGACGAAGCGTTGGAGCTCCGCAATCAGACCGACAAAGATATCAGCCGCCGACGGCGAGAGTTGGACCAAGAGTTGGAACAGCTCAACCAGCGACGCGAGAAGCTGGATCGCCGCGTTGACCAGGTCGAGAACCGGGCCCGCAACTTAGACGAAAAAGAAAAGGAAATCGAGCAGCGGACGCAACGGCTGCAAGAACTCGAGGTCGAGCGCGATCAAGAGTTGTCCCGTGTTGCCCAGTTGACGCGTGACGAGGCGCGCCAAGAGCTGCTGGCCAAGGTGGCCGACGGCGCGCGCAACGACGTCGCGAAGGTGATTCGCGACATCGAGCAGGCAGCGCGTGAAGAGGGCGAGGAACGCGCGCGCGACATCATCATCACGTGTATCCAGCGCATGGCGTCGGATGTCGTGAACGATGTCGTGAGCAGCACGATCATCCTCCCGTCCGACGAACTCAAGGGCCGGATCATCGGCCGGCAGGGCCGCAACATCCGTGCCTTCGAGCAGGCCACCGGTGTCGACGTCATCGTCGACGACACGCCGGAGGCGGTGACGATCTCAAGCATGGACCCGGTGCGCCGCGAGGTGGCCCGTCGTTCGCTTGATGCGCTCATCGTCGACGGCCGGATCCACCCGGCGCGCATCGAGCAGATCGTGCACAAGGTTCGCGAGGACCTCGACAAGCAGATGGTCCAGTTCGGCGAGGAAGCGGCGTTCGAGGCCGGCGTGCCGCGGCTCAACAAGGAACTGGCGCGCTATCTCGGGCGCCTCAAGTTCCGCACAAGCTACGGCCAGAACGTCCTCAACCACTCGATCGAGGTTGCCCATCTGGCGGCGATGCTCGCGGCCGAAGTCGGGGCCGACGTCCAGCTGGCGCGCACCGGCGGGTTGCTGCACGACATCGGCAAGGGTCTGACGCACGAGGTCGAAGGGCCGCATGCGCTGATCGGTGCCGACCTGGCGGCAAAGTACGGCATGCCGCGCAACGTCGTCAACGCCATCGGTGCGCATCACCACGAGATGGAGCAGGAGACGCTTGAGGCGATGCTCGTCGAGGCGGCGGACGCGATCAGCGGCGCCCGACCCGGCGCGCGGCGCGAGTCGCTCGAGCTCTACATCAAGCGGATCAAGTCGCTCGAGAACATCGCCCTCGGCTTCGCGGGTGTGCAGGAGACGTACGCCATCCAAGCCGGGCGCGAGATTCGGATCCTGGTGCGGCCCGACGAGGTCGACGACCTGGCGGCGACGGAGTTGGCGCGTGACATCGCCCGGAAGGTGGAGGACACGCTCGAGTACCCGGGCCAGGTCAAGGTGACCGTCATCCGCGAGATGCGGGCGGTCGATTACGCAAAGTAG
- a CDS encoding M48 family metallopeptidase: MAWTMWRARRRCERRWRRGCAVRRSTMRADWPPTTAPGSGRLPSDVRLTNAQRRWGSCSAAGVVRVHWRLVQAPPPAFAYVVAHEIAHLAVRDHSPRFWATVERIMPGHAVDRAALKAWERANAGGHSMP, encoded by the coding sequence ATGGCTTGGACGATGTGGCGCGCGAGGCGGCGGTGCGAACGGCGCTGGCGGCGTGGTTGCGCCGTCAGGCGCTCGACCATGCGCGCGGATTGGCCGCCGACTACGGCGCCCGGCTCCGGCCGCCTGCCATCCGACGTGCGGCTCACGAACGCGCAGCGGCGCTGGGGCTCGTGCAGCGCGGCGGGCGTCGTGCGGGTGCACTGGCGGTTGGTGCAGGCGCCGCCGCCGGCGTTCGCGTACGTCGTGGCGCACGAGATCGCCCATCTGGCGGTGCGGGACCACTCGCCGCGGTTCTGGGCGACGGTCGAGCGGATCATGCCCGGGCACGCCGTGGACCGGGCGGCGTTGAAGGCGTGGGAGCGGGCGAACGCGGGCGGGCATTCGATGCCGTAG
- a CDS encoding stage V sporulation protein S, translating into MTDMIKVSANSLTTAVAGAIAGVMRDHGKADVQAIGASAVNQAVKAIAIARGYLEGDMIDIACIPHFVEVDINGQERTALRFTIEQRPPGAAPVAMNANGVHSSHHHGATDRLMVTEDPAGEDPAGT; encoded by the coding sequence ATGACGGACATGATCAAGGTTTCGGCAAACTCGCTCACCACTGCCGTCGCCGGCGCAATCGCCGGCGTCATGCGAGACCACGGCAAGGCGGACGTGCAGGCGATCGGCGCCAGCGCGGTCAACCAGGCCGTCAAGGCCATCGCGATCGCCCGAGGCTACCTCGAGGGCGACATGATCGACATCGCGTGCATCCCGCACTTCGTCGAGGTCGACATCAACGGCCAGGAGCGCACCGCGCTTCGCTTCACGATCGAGCAGCGGCCGCCCGGCGCGGCCCCGGTCGCCATGAACGCGAACGGGGTGCACTCCAGCCATCATCACGGCGCTACGGACCGCCTCATGGTGACCGAGGATCCTGCGGGCGAGGATCCGGCCGGCACCTAG
- the mgtA gene encoding magnesium-translocating P-type ATPase, whose protein sequence is MDRRVARRAATALAEGSAGGPPPWSIDADGALAALASTRRGLTAAEAALRLARHGPNALPADRPLQAWRLLARQFASPLVLLLVAASGISFALGEHIQTTIIVVMVALGGLLAFVQEYRSERAVRALGERLVHHATVRRDGATARLDARALVLGDVVELVLGSVVPADVRLIEVDDLEIDESTLTGESRPVAKRVDALPGPCPMPQDQANVAFHGTAVVRGAAAGVVFATGGATELGRTATLLTARRGPTSFEQGIDRFGRFLLQVTLALTAIVCVALGVLHGDWAGSLLFALALAVGIAPELLPVIVTVNLAHGALAMSRRHVLVKRLAAIEDLGNADILCTDKTGTLTMGRQRVTGAIDAAGRSDATPLAWARLCLATGSDGGATNPIDQAILDAAPPEGRPVPAAPSTDGVERLATVAFDFHRRRMSVVVRPAGADARWLIVKGAAAEVLAVCQDVAVPDEPTTRTLDGGMAAELRTRHADLEAAGHQVIAVARRAVPPQEDYGAGDERDLSLIGFVLIGDAPKATAPEAVAALGRLGVRVVVLTGDTAAVADHVCRQIGLVVRDIVPGETVDTLDDAQLARRAESADVYARVTPAQKLRVIDALRAGGHTVAYMGDGVNDAPALRAADVGISFDTATEVAREAASVILLERDLGVVANGIREGRRTFVNTRTYLLATISSNFGNMLTVAGAALLLPFIPLLPVHVLLLNLVSDLPMLAIATDRVADEDLARPTRWDVDHIAGAMYFFGTISSMADYATFALLLWVVRADMVLFRTGWFIESLLTELVIIFLLRRYGPSWRSRPSRALVAAALLTLGLTWLLFRSALLPALGLTVPSARLVAAIVVVVGGYAVLTEAGKVAFRRLRPNDPGL, encoded by the coding sequence ATGGACCGACGGGTTGCACGGCGCGCCGCCACCGCGCTTGCCGAGGGGTCCGCTGGCGGGCCGCCGCCGTGGTCCATCGACGCCGACGGCGCGCTCGCGGCGCTGGCGTCGACGCGCCGCGGGCTGACGGCCGCCGAAGCGGCCCTTCGGCTGGCGCGGCACGGCCCCAACGCGCTGCCCGCCGACCGCCCGCTGCAGGCGTGGCGCCTCCTGGCGCGTCAGTTCGCCAGCCCGCTCGTATTGCTGCTCGTCGCCGCCAGCGGGATCTCGTTCGCGCTGGGCGAGCACATCCAGACGACGATCATCGTCGTCATGGTGGCGCTCGGCGGCCTGCTGGCGTTCGTGCAGGAGTACCGCAGCGAGCGCGCCGTGCGGGCGCTCGGCGAGCGGCTGGTACACCACGCGACGGTGCGGCGCGACGGAGCGACGGCGCGCCTCGACGCCCGGGCGCTCGTGCTGGGCGATGTCGTCGAGCTCGTCCTTGGCTCGGTCGTGCCGGCCGACGTGCGGCTCATCGAAGTCGATGACCTGGAAATCGACGAGTCGACGCTGACCGGCGAGTCGCGGCCCGTCGCCAAGCGCGTCGATGCCCTTCCCGGGCCGTGCCCGATGCCGCAGGACCAGGCGAACGTGGCCTTCCACGGCACCGCGGTCGTCCGCGGCGCCGCCGCCGGCGTCGTGTTCGCCACAGGGGGCGCGACGGAGCTCGGCCGGACGGCGACGTTGCTCACGGCGCGTCGCGGTCCGACGAGCTTCGAACAGGGCATCGACCGCTTCGGCCGCTTCCTGTTGCAGGTGACGCTCGCGCTGACGGCCATCGTGTGCGTTGCGCTCGGCGTGCTGCACGGCGACTGGGCCGGCTCGCTGCTCTTCGCCCTGGCGCTGGCGGTCGGGATCGCGCCGGAGCTCCTGCCGGTCATCGTCACCGTCAACCTGGCCCATGGCGCGTTGGCCATGAGCCGGCGCCACGTCCTCGTGAAGCGGCTCGCGGCCATCGAGGACCTCGGCAACGCCGACATCCTCTGCACCGACAAGACCGGCACGCTCACGATGGGCCGGCAACGCGTGACGGGCGCCATCGACGCCGCGGGACGATCCGACGCCACGCCGCTGGCGTGGGCGCGCTTGTGCCTGGCGACCGGGAGCGATGGCGGCGCGACGAACCCGATCGACCAGGCGATCCTCGACGCTGCGCCGCCGGAAGGTCGCCCCGTTCCGGCCGCCCCATCGACCGACGGCGTCGAGCGGCTGGCGACCGTCGCGTTCGACTTCCATCGGCGACGGATGTCCGTCGTCGTTCGGCCGGCCGGCGCCGACGCGCGCTGGTTGATCGTGAAGGGCGCCGCGGCCGAGGTGCTGGCGGTCTGCCAGGATGTCGCCGTGCCCGACGAACCGACGACACGCACGCTTGATGGCGGCATGGCGGCCGAGCTGCGTACCCGCCACGCCGACCTCGAAGCGGCCGGCCACCAGGTCATCGCCGTCGCCCGCCGCGCCGTGCCGCCGCAGGAGGACTACGGCGCGGGCGACGAGCGCGACCTGTCGCTGATCGGGTTCGTCCTGATCGGCGATGCGCCCAAGGCGACGGCGCCGGAGGCCGTGGCGGCGCTCGGCCGACTCGGCGTCCGCGTCGTCGTGCTGACCGGCGACACCGCCGCCGTCGCCGACCACGTCTGCCGGCAGATCGGTCTCGTCGTCCGCGACATCGTCCCCGGGGAGACCGTGGACACCCTCGACGACGCCCAGCTGGCGCGGCGGGCCGAATCGGCCGACGTTTACGCGCGTGTCACGCCGGCGCAGAAGCTGCGCGTGATCGACGCGCTGCGCGCCGGCGGCCACACCGTGGCCTACATGGGCGACGGCGTGAACGATGCGCCGGCGCTGCGTGCGGCCGATGTCGGGATCTCGTTCGATACGGCCACCGAAGTGGCCCGCGAGGCGGCGAGCGTGATCCTGCTCGAGCGCGACCTCGGCGTCGTGGCGAACGGCATCCGCGAGGGTCGCCGGACGTTCGTCAACACCCGCACCTACCTCCTGGCCACGATCAGCTCGAACTTCGGGAACATGCTGACCGTCGCCGGCGCGGCGCTCCTCCTGCCGTTCATCCCGCTCCTGCCCGTGCACGTCCTGCTGCTCAACCTCGTGAGCGATCTGCCGATGCTGGCGATCGCGACCGACCGGGTGGCCGACGAGGACCTCGCCCGGCCGACCCGCTGGGACGTCGACCACATCGCCGGGGCGATGTACTTCTTCGGCACGATCTCGAGCATGGCCGACTACGCCACGTTCGCGCTCCTGCTGTGGGTCGTGCGGGCGGACATGGTCCTGTTCCGGACCGGCTGGTTCATCGAGTCGTTGTTGACCGAACTCGTCATCATCTTCCTCCTCCGCCGCTACGGTCCGAGCTGGCGCAGCCGTCCGAGCCGCGCGCTCGTCGCGGCGGCGCTGCTGACGCTCGGCCTGACGTGGCTGCTGTTCCGCTCCGCCCTGCTGCCGGCGCTCGGCCTGACGGTCCCGTCCGCGCGCCTCGTCGCCGCCATCGTCGTGGTGGTGGGCGGCTATGCCGTGTTGACCGAGGCCGGCAAGGTGGCGTTCCGACGCCTGCGGCCGAACGACCCGGGCCTGTGA
- a CDS encoding RecX family transcriptional regulator → MPRISHLQLQRRREDRVNVFFGGEFAFSLLLDLAVRLKVDQDISDAEIAALQAEDSYRTGLDRALRWIALRPRSRLDVERYLADKEVPPDVAPRVLARLTELEYLDDRAFAQWWVDSRAAKRPRGRQVLRHELSAHGVAPEIIAAVTGDVDEPNAAVALALTQARRYRTEDRATFNRRLGSYLSRRGFGYGAVREALSAAWQVVSTDRTADDDQAADDGEFGELGFGDSDG, encoded by the coding sequence ATGCCGCGCATTTCCCACCTCCAACTCCAGCGTCGACGCGAAGACCGCGTCAACGTGTTCTTCGGCGGCGAGTTCGCCTTCAGCCTTCTGCTCGACCTTGCGGTGCGGCTGAAGGTCGACCAGGACATCAGCGACGCCGAGATCGCGGCACTCCAGGCTGAAGACAGCTACCGGACAGGGTTGGACCGCGCGCTGCGCTGGATCGCCTTGCGGCCCCGCAGCCGCCTCGATGTCGAGCGCTACCTGGCGGACAAGGAAGTCCCGCCGGACGTCGCGCCGCGCGTCCTCGCGCGGCTCACGGAGCTCGAGTACCTGGACGATCGCGCGTTCGCGCAGTGGTGGGTGGACAGCCGCGCTGCGAAGCGGCCGCGCGGCCGACAGGTGCTGCGGCACGAGCTCTCGGCGCACGGCGTCGCGCCCGAGATCATCGCCGCGGTCACCGGTGACGTGGATGAGCCGAACGCCGCCGTCGCGCTGGCGCTGACGCAGGCGCGTCGGTACCGAACGGAGGATCGCGCCACGTTCAACCGACGCCTCGGGAGCTACCTGAGCCGGCGGGGGTTCGGCTACGGGGCGGTGCGGGAGGCATTGTCGGCCGCCTGGCAGGTGGTGTCGACCGACCGCACGGCGGACGACGATCAGGCAGCGGACGATGGCGAGTTCGGCGAACTCGGCTTCGGCGACTCGGACGGATGA